The sequence below is a genomic window from Tachyglossus aculeatus isolate mTacAcu1 chromosome X1, mTacAcu1.pri, whole genome shotgun sequence.
taaatacgattgatgatgatttaattttGTTCTACACAAAGTCTGAACTTGGTGGCGGATCAGAAATAGCCTCAATCTGGGCACTAGCTTTTGACAGTACTCATTTTATATAAATTAAGGTGGAGAGACCGAGTTTAATCCCTCCTAGACATGTTTAAGAATACACTCGGAGCTCCTGAACTTCACAACTCAAAGAGAGCTAGGAGAAGAGGCCAAATCTGCTGCCTTGCCAAATTGCTTTGTGAGGCAATAAGGCCAAAACACATAACTCTCATTTGATAAGTCTAATAACCATACTCAAACTGCAATATTGCTTTGAGTTAATATAAGTTTCCCTTTCATTTTTATTGGACAGTCATCTGTTTAGAGTTTTCAGAAACAATCATAGCCTCATAATGCATTATAATCTGATTAGCAGTCGAAATGACCAGAGATTCAATCCGTTCCACATTGTCTCTGGGGGTTCGGAAATTGCCTTTACCAAACCAAGATGTAATTGGTAGGAGTGTCTTCCTCCCCTGGCTTCTCCTCCAGCCTGATGTCTGAATTTCAGTAGGTTAGGCGCCCCTTCGCCTTGCTTCCTGCAAGATTCCAGGTTTTTCCTCACTTTTCTAGCAGAGTAGGTCACTGCCAACAAGGAACAGAACAGCTACTCAaaagggaaaggcctcttagttCTTGAAGCCCACCACCCTTCAAGATGGAGAATCTGTCCCCAGCAGGGTTCTGACGCATCTATTCTAGTTCAATCCATGGCTTTTAGAGACATACAGAAATATTAAAGTGCTAAATTTGTCTGAACAAAGATTAAGGGGCAGCCTGTACCCAGAAGCAAGTGAAAGTTAGGGTTCTTCCAGCTAAATCAGATTATGGAGGACTTTTCAGTTTATTTCATTAAGCAAATATCGACCCTGTTTTTCCTTCAACTCCTGTGTCCCATCACCCGCTACATTATTTTGTAAAATCCTTCCTCTAGGAGAGACTTTGGCTCAGCATTGTCTATTATGATTTTAAAGTGATTTTCACTAGTACAATGTGGAAAACCTACCTTCAGCATTGAATTTCAAGTGAAAAAAATCCCCTCTGGGCTACTTTAAACAGACCAGAAATTCAAACTCACCCCATGCAAATGGCGATCTTTTCCCTACCTGACATTTGAAGCCATTAGAGATTAAACAGGAGTAACTATATGATGTTTGAGCACTGAGTAACGTTTGGATTTTCATTAGAGTACATCTTCTTTGGAGAAAGTATGTCCTTGTTTGTCTCAGGGTTTCATAGTAATCATACAACAaccaagaagaaaaaggaaagcacCGAGAAGTAACAAGCAGTGAAAAATATTTCAATCCTCCAGAAGTAGTCTTTCCTACATCTAGAAtcaatgcctagtggaaagagcacaggcttgggagtcagaagacctggattctaatcccagttccaccatgcacctgttgtatgaccttgggtaagtcacttcactttcctcatctgtaaaatgggaattcaaacctGTTCCCTCCAactcaaactgtgaaccccatatgggactggattattttgtatctacaccaatgtttagttgaatgcttggcatatattaagtactttaaataccacaattattatctggaCCAGAAAACTGTGTAAGCTGTAAGATATCGCCAGTTAGATTAGTGGGAAGCCATTAATACCACAGTAATGATAAAAAAAGTTGATAAATACAAATTCTGCTATttgcaatactaagtgcttgtactctaACTGTCCATGTGAAACTACCCCCTCCCCAAAATATGAAGAATCCAGTGTATAAGCCAATATAGTCTTTATTTCTAAAATTATTATAAACTGTTTCAGCAATaagatatttaaatatttaagtcATAACATACAGGTGGCAAATCCATATCATCCATTGTTGAGAGAAGGCTTGAAGTTGATCTCAGCAGAGCTAAAAGAGAAAGTTTCAAGTTTTAGGCTTCTGCAGGGTAGAAGAAATTATGACTTATGAACTTAGAACTTGCACAATCTGGGCATCATTTCtgactctgcacactgtaagcactcaaaagattttttttaaggtatttgttgagcacttactatctgccaagcactgtattaagtgctggggtaaatacatgataatcaggtgtgctctgcacacagtaagcactcaataaatatgattgaatgaataaacagacattccctgcccacaatgagcttaacagtctggtggggagacacagacatcaatacaaataaggttacagatacatacataagtctTATGAAAGCAGGCTCCTTCCCTGACCAGTGTCTGTGATTAACAATAACAAAAAGTACCCAAAAAGACAACCTATATCCCTAGACAGTTATTCTGTATCAGTTGTTTTATCTTCAATTTGGTTTCAGTGAACTTTGCATACTTGATTCTTCACTACACAGTACAAAATTCTTCTGGACATTTTAGTTGCCAAAACGGCTGATCTCTTTTCTAGTAACTGATTTGGCACCTCAGATGGGGGTATGTTTGGCTGGGCAATGTCATactccctcaaaaaaaaaagaaaaagaaaaaaagtctccTCTGTATAATGATCCAATGGCCAACGTAGCCCAGCATTTACAGGCAGAACTGGCTGATGCTCACAGATTTAAGAGGAATTGAAAGCACTGGTTTCAGCTAAGTAGTCACTGATATTTTAGCAAGCAAAGTCCTGAATGGCTTGGAAGTTGGTCAGAATGGGCAGCAGCTGTcaggaggactggggttctatgGGAGGACAAAGCAGGGCCTTGGAAAAGGCTAAAATACAATTTCTCTCCCAGGAAGATGTGTGCAGAAAAGatcaagtcaatcaatagcatttattgagcccttactgtatacacagtactgtactaagaacttgggagtgtacaatacagagttggcagacatcccctgcccacagtgaccttacagtctagaggggaagacagacaatataaataaatgacagataagcatataaagtaagtgctttggggctgagggtgggtgaatatcaagtgatcagACTCAAGTGCATTAGTGACACAAAAATGAGAGGAagtcagagaaaagagggcttaatctgggaagattaTGATGGCCCAAAGCAGGGTCTGAGGTAAAACTATTGGGGCAGAGCTGTAGAACTATTAGCCTTGGTTGGATGGGGCAATTTTTGCTAATGCTACCTTGATGCTTAATTTCAGAAGACAGATTTTTTTTGTTAAATTATTTCAAGATACTCCTTACCTCACGCCAGTGTCTCTGAGGAATCACCTCAGTATTTTAACTTGAGTCTTGAAGTCAGTGTAGCTCTAGAGAGACTTGCTGAACAGTTCTTCCAGAGAAAGGTATTGAATGTCTTTCCCAATGGTTCTTAACAAGATAAAGACCGTAACTTACCAGCCTCCCAAGACAGAGGGGACAACTTCACAGGTGAAGGGGCCAGATCATCACAGTTTTCATGATTTTCCTTGTCAAGGATCAGAAGAGGTACACCAGTCAAGGGCAGATGTGCAAGTCGGTGTTCTTCAGGTACTTCAAAACTTTCAAAATCTAATAGAGAGAAGCGGTCAAGTTCAGGAAAGGCAGCAGTTAGTCAAATTCCCCATAAAGgttctgtgtgtgtgttcctCTTTCTCGAATGTTTTGTTTAAATCGGTTAAAAGTCTAGAAAATTGTTCTTTCTCCCATCAACAATGTAGGCTATGGAAATTTTCCTGGTTCACCATCCTCAGGGAGTAGCCAAATGACTTGCCGAGGACCAGTGGTAATTTACACAGTTTTGACACATTATACCAGTGTGCCATGTTGTTTTTAGGTCCCAGGTTCACATTTTTCTCCAATATTGGCACACTCAGTGATAAATGTTTTAGCCTGTTAAGAATAGGTAGTTTAAGCAGATTCAAGCCAATGGGCAAACATTTTATCAAGAAACCTATTTTGTTCTGATAGCAAGATCCTGAGGGAATAAGACAAATGTTTTCCAAAATATTCTCTCATCACTTTCTTGCAAGAAGCATTCTATTTTAAAGATTTAAAAAGCTATTTAATGTGAACTAGCATAACTTTCAGCTTAAACTTCCACATTTACTCCAGTATTTCGACTTTTTGACTGTCACATTAGAAGCATTGAGCCATGTCTACATTATCAAGTGGAATAAGTTGTGGGGGAGCctgtaataatagaaataataataatggtggcatttgttaagcgcttactatgtgccaagcactgttttaagtgctggggttgagggggggatacaaggggatcaaggttgtcccacgtggggctcacagtccgtccccattttacagatgagggaactgcggcccagagaagttaagtgacttgcccaaggtcatacagctgacaagtggtgaagcctggattcgaacccatgacctctgactcccaagcctgtgctctttccactgagctacactgtttctctgtggATCTACTGTCACCAACTTTTCCAGAGGCAGTTTAGACAACTGCGTCCTCAGAAAATTGCTTCTCCACTCCACCACccagcaaaaaacaaaaaagttaTCTTGTAAAATCAAAATGAAAACTGAGGTGAGCTGCTTTTCCCAGACCACAGGGTGAAACAGCCAGATTCCCAGGGGATAGGGGCTAGGGAGAATCAGTTAGAGCTCTCAAGCAGTGATGAGCAAATATCCATTTACTGCCACTACTCATTTCTCATATGACTTCAGCAGCACAGACATCCTGTCACATTTTTTTAGTTATGGTGATGTAAGACATGAAGGGTTGGGGAGGTTGCAGGATCCACTAACCAAGGGGATCGAAGGAATATAGCTTTTCTATTTCTGGGTAAGTTTCATTTGAGACTGGAACACAATTTTCAACCTCAGCAGTTTTTTCTGTTATCTAGGCAGaaccaagaaaaaaagaaaaaagattagAAAAGTCTACCAAGTTGACCAAGAAAGTTATTAGACGGGCACCATTATTCTTAAATTAATAGCAAACGCAATGCTGTACCAGGCCAGACCGATGGTCCAGTTAACCTGGTATTCTGTCTCCATAGCGGCAGTAaagaatgtttgctgccattcctCACTATCCAGACCCAGAAACCCATGAGTGCTGAGTTGAGCAGATCACAGGTGACCAATTTGGACAAAAGTGGAGTCGTCGCCTTTTGTTTTGCCCACAGGAGAGAAGTaactccattattcattcattcaatcatatttattgagcgcttactgtgtgcagagcactgtactaagcgcttgggaagtacaagttggcaacatataaagacggtccctacccaacagtgggctcagtctacaaTAGGCATTAGGCATTCACAATATGCCCGTTGTGACATATCTATTCAGCCATGCtcttgtgactttaggcaagaggGCAGGTCTCAGGGGGCGGTTGAAGTGGGCCAGCAGCAGGGaaattatggctgtgagcccttcCATTCCCTCACAAATCAGCAATCCCATTAAAGTAGCCGCCTCTTTAAACTGTGCCCCTCACTCCctccgcaaaaaaaaaaaaaaaaagaaagaattatttatttatttatttatttaaaatcaaGCCTGGGGCAGTTCAGGAATCCAGAACCAAAGCTCCTGGCCTTGATTTAGGAAGtagcaccatcatcctcatcagtatggtatttgttaaaaaacttactctgtgtcaagcaatctactgggggagattcaggataatcaagaCAAACAGTTCCCCTCCCACATAgagcacacagtctaagaaggaggaaggacaggtatgtAATCCTCATTTTGGAGCCGAGGtgcaaaaaagtgacttgcccaaggtcacactgcaggcaagtggcagagccaggattaggggattaggtcctctgactcccaagcctgctctttccactagtccactctgAAGGACTTACCTTGTTAATGGGGATCGGTTGATCTTTCTGTTTGAAGGGCTCCTTTTTCTTCCCTGTTGTTTCCAGAGTCCTGTTCACGTTTCCCAGAGCCTTTCTAACGGATTTAGGTGGAGCTGGAGTTGTAGCAAAAACTTTACCCGTCTTTGAATTTGAAGTCTGGCATCTTTCAGATAGGGATTTGATCGCTTAAGAAAGAGAGGCACTGTTAAAATTCCAGATCCAAAGTAATGAAATTTTGAAGTAGCCCACCAATATTGGTGACAACCCTAAAATAACATCATAAATAAAGGTCTCCAACTTTTACCAGTATTATAGAAATAAGCATCAATTGCCTGAAAGTGCAATACTAGCATTGTGGATTATAGATGGCttcgcttaaaaaaaaaaatactacttTCTCCAGCAGATTTCCTTCCCATCTCAAGTTCTGATCCTATGGCCATTTGCACAGATGTATCTAGGGATCCTTTCTCCTAATCATCCCACTGAAAGGGAGCTAAGCTAAAAAGTGAGATTTCGATTAAAGATGTTTGATAGAAATTGGAGGTAAGAGGTTATGCAGAAAACATGAAGAGGTCACACAGGACACAAAGGACACGTTCTGGAAAAGTAGAGAGATCATTACCACCTGAACTTTTCAGTGAACAAGTGGTTCTTGGTAGACAGACCCCGGTTGTATAGTGACGGTCTTCATTCCCAGGTGCCTCACTT
It includes:
- the PTTG1 gene encoding securin, which translates into the protein MATLTFVDKENGGVDARVAPKDRLKLGSVSSIKSLSERCQTSNSKTGKVFATTPAPPKSVRKALGNVNRTLETTGKKKEPFKQKDQPIPINKITEKTAEVENCVPVSNETYPEIEKLYSFDPLDFESFEVPEEHRLAHLPLTGVPLLILDKENHENCDDLAPSPVKLSPLSWEAALLRSTSSLLSTMDDMDLPPVCYDLNI